The following are encoded together in the Ignavibacteria bacterium genome:
- a CDS encoding addiction module toxin, HicA family, whose amino-acid sequence MSKLPVVKPKEIVSTLKRNGFIELRSKGNHLQLKKGNLLVTVPMHNKDLNPETLKSILRQAKVEVEELKELL is encoded by the coding sequence ATGTCTAAACTTCCTGTTGTAAAACCGAAAGAAATAGTTTCAACATTAAAGAGAAACGGATTTATTGAATTGAGAAGTAAAGGAAATCATTTGCAACTGAAAAAAGGAAATTTGCTCGTAACTGTTCCGATGCACAATAAAGATTTAAATCCTGAAACATTGAAATCTATTTTACGGCAAGCAAAAGTAGAAGTTGAAGAATTGAAAGAATTATTGTAA
- a CDS encoding LemA family protein — translation MKKSTIIILAIVGVLLITAFSIISWGVSTYNSLVGLDEGVNGAWSQVQNQYQRRFDLIPNLVETVKGYAEHEKEVLVGVTEARAKVGQMNVSPEILKDPQAFQRFEQAQGGLSSALSRLMVVIEKYPDLKANQNFLALQSQLEGTENRISVERKRFNEVVQEFNTTVRKFPASFIAGFGGFSQKAYFSAETQAQTAPKVKF, via the coding sequence ATGAAAAAGTCAACTATCATTATACTCGCCATAGTCGGCGTTTTATTAATTACTGCATTCAGTATTATTTCGTGGGGAGTTTCCACATACAACTCGCTCGTTGGACTCGATGAAGGAGTGAACGGAGCGTGGAGTCAGGTTCAAAATCAATACCAACGGCGATTTGACCTTATTCCGAACTTAGTGGAAACAGTAAAGGGATATGCTGAACACGAAAAAGAGGTTCTCGTTGGTGTAACCGAAGCGCGTGCAAAAGTTGGACAAATGAACGTCTCGCCGGAAATTTTGAAAGACCCGCAAGCGTTTCAGCGATTTGAGCAAGCGCAAGGTGGATTGTCGAGCGCGCTCTCACGCTTGATGGTCGTGATTGAAAAATATCCAGACTTGAAAGCGAATCAAAATTTTCTTGCGTTACAATCGCAGTTGGAAGGAACGGAAAACAGAATTTCCGTTGAGCGAAAACGATTTAACGAAGTTGTTCAGGAATTTAACACGACCGTGAGAAAATTTCCCGCTTCATTTATAGCCGGCTTCGGTGGTTTTTCACAGAAAGCATATTTCAGCGCGGAAACTCAAGCGCAAACTGCACCGAAAGTAAAGTTTTAA
- a CDS encoding DUF2283 domain-containing protein — protein MKISYDKEIDAMYIRLVEGKHECRTLRLNDEIALNIGANELLVGIEILDAKETLGKGELPKVILENVQHALQ, from the coding sequence ATGAAAATAAGTTACGATAAAGAAATTGATGCAATGTATATTCGTTTGGTCGAAGGCAAACACGAATGTCGCACACTTCGACTGAACGATGAAATAGCACTGAATATTGGCGCAAATGAATTACTCGTTGGAATCGAAATTCTCGACGCAAAAGAAACATTGGGAAAAGGAGAATTGCCAAAAGTGATTCTTGAAAATGTTCAACATGCACTTCAATAA